A single uncultured Acetobacterium sp. DNA region contains:
- a CDS encoding GGDEF domain-containing protein, translating into MYSNKSWYSHIIVYLWIAVGVSSIVTLINLNFSQLDPLTFLLERFLLPLLLEITIILILKQLIRTHNNVTPYYIVFGTLTIVSILMMVHYPVIFIMLPLFFMPVLISIFFIDQRLIHFTFILTLTVFIIMKFLFPPLTVMTAIEFTTFLAILTCTYLLARELTKRFSGVYSDMVLSVEKEKELLYRNIYMEKLTKMDLATNLYNHKTFHEYLEELVTQCKSQPFDLSLGLMDLDLFKGINDRQGHCNGDVVISTAATIILDNLEANDFAARYGGEEFAVIFTEKSPDACLEILEKIRRDLETAVFETMPEEVVTMSIGFTPFTPMMSKTDLFEAADASLYAAKENGRNQIQCAS; encoded by the coding sequence TTGTATTCAAATAAAAGCTGGTACTCCCATATTATTGTTTATTTATGGATTGCCGTTGGGGTCTCTTCCATTGTGACACTAATTAACCTTAACTTCTCCCAGTTAGATCCCCTGACCTTCCTGTTGGAACGGTTTTTGTTGCCCCTCCTGCTAGAGATTACGATTATCCTGATTCTTAAACAGCTCATCCGAACCCACAATAATGTTACCCCCTATTATATTGTATTCGGAACACTAACGATCGTATCAATTTTAATGATGGTTCATTATCCGGTTATCTTTATTATGCTCCCACTATTTTTTATGCCAGTGTTGATTTCCATTTTTTTTATCGATCAGCGACTGATCCATTTTACTTTTATTCTGACCCTGACCGTATTTATTATTATGAAATTTTTGTTTCCGCCTTTAACGGTCATGACCGCGATTGAATTTACTACTTTTTTAGCTATTCTTACCTGTACCTATTTGCTGGCCCGGGAATTAACTAAACGCTTTTCGGGGGTATATAGTGATATGGTTCTTTCCGTGGAAAAAGAAAAAGAACTGCTGTATCGCAACATCTATATGGAAAAGCTAACAAAAATGGATTTAGCGACTAATTTATACAACCATAAAACCTTTCATGAATATCTGGAAGAACTGGTGACCCAGTGCAAAAGCCAGCCTTTTGATTTATCCCTGGGGTTAATGGATCTGGATCTTTTCAAAGGAATTAATGACCGCCAGGGCCATTGTAACGGGGATGTGGTGATCTCCACCGCTGCGACCATTATTCTGGATAACCTGGAAGCTAATGATTTTGCCGCCCGCTATGGTGGTGAAGAATTTGCGGTGATCTTTACTGAAAAATCACCAGATGCCTGTCTAGAAATTTTGGAGAAGATCAGACGGGATCTGGAAACCGCGGTTTTTGAAACCATGCCTGAAGAGGTGGTTACCATGAGTATTGGCTTTACACCTTTTACCCCGATGATGAGTAAAACCGACTTATTTGAAG